One part of the Salvelinus sp. IW2-2015 unplaced genomic scaffold, ASM291031v2 Un_scaffold2003, whole genome shotgun sequence genome encodes these proteins:
- the sall1a gene encoding sal-like protein 1a, whose protein sequence is MSRRKQAKPQHFQSDPHLALSKHNGDTEEPCSEEDPPCKXSDAHVCSRCCAEFFELSDLEQHQKKCTKNQLVLIVNENPASPSGTFSPGSPPHNPDEQMNDTVNNTDQGQCSDLLEHNALDKEESMDVDVSGINAHPGHDNDGSSSHMEGGSNMNTGEGNGHSSSRNSSGPAPGTSTVSAPQLPPLGNLTDLGSISMINSNVIXENLQSTKVAVAQFTQETQRSSGSGXGGPRVAVPALMEQLLGLQQQQIHQLQLIEQIRHQILLLASQSPEMQVPPSISTPGGSLGPSANPLTTLSSHLSQQLAAAAGLAQSLASQSASISSLKQLAERAQLPQSNNPSSGESSQSISSLGXSTVNNVQXSSEKRPIHAISSNLHSQLSNPSHTKSSIPAFGIGSLLNPVTNPHLPQXPSGNXLFSSSLPSIXTTLEDLNXLAALAQRKGKXPNVTSFEPKSSSEEAFFKHKCRFCANVFGSDSALQIHLRSHTGERPYKCNICGNRFSTRGNLKVHFQRHKEKYPHVQMNPYPVPEHLDNIPTSTGIPYGMSMPPEKPVTSWLDSKPVLSTLTSSVGMLLPPTMPSLPPFIKKEDHSVAITSPSISTKTDSGRDAAEPSIKSNDXLSEEAAALPXSKGKTEEGXHSSSFMARVSSESDRNTEYTTSNSPPMMTNPLMPLMSEQFKAKFPFGGLLDPLQGSETSKLQQLVENIDRKLXDPNECVICHRVLSCQSALKMHYRTHTGERPFKCKVCGRAFTTKGNLKTHYTVHRAMPPLRVHHSCPIXQKKFTKAVVLQQHIRMHMGGQIPNTPLPDSYPESMGSDTGSFDERNFDENFDDLDNFSDDDMEGMEGVEGMEDGPDSSVPDTPKSADASQDSLCNSPSQPEMVVQDGQDKNHHAHHNAYHNTHHDIDYRIHHNNLHNNQHHSHHDNHHNNQLNNHHDNQHHSHHNPHQRLVEELQASKMKAMGNRGSMEGDCLTNDSSSLGGDIVSPSAGSPALSESTSSMQPPSPTNGHPQHQRKSPSLEERQERQERQERNQRAMSLDHISASLMQHHPSSIGALDLTSXNPSKDPLGMLFPFRERGTFKNTACDICGKTFACQSALDIHYRSHTKERPFICTACNRGFSTKGNLKQHMLTHQMRDLPSQLFEPSNTSLSSSPTPSLLSVNSLSSMIKSEVNGFLHGLHHHQDHHRDHHIDHHRDHHRDHHRDHHIDHHREHHREHHRDHQDRDHHKDMASNMPHGLVTTSASTSPVLSASAPLRRTPKQHYCNTCGKTFSSSSALQIHERTHTGEKPFACHICGRAFTTKGNLKVHMGTHMWNSAPARRGRRLSVDGSMAFLGTNPVKFPEIFQKDMASRVGNGDPASFWNQYAAAFSSGLAMKTNEISVIQNGGLPSLSGSMGNGGSSPVGGLTGNLEKLHSTESSAALAGLEKMANAENGTHFRFTRFMEDNKEIATN, encoded by the exons GGGACACAGAAGAGCCCTGCTCGGAGGAAGACCCCCCCTGCAAGGYGTCAGATGCCCATGTCTGTAGCAGATGTTGTGCTGAGTTCTTTGAACTATCAGATCTTGAACAACACCAGAAGAARTGCACTAAGAATCAATTAGTTCTGATAGTGAATGAGAATCCTGCCTCCCCRTCCGGAACCTTCTCGCCTGGCTCCCCTCCACATAATCCTGATGAGCAGATGAATGACACGGTTAATAACACTGATCAAGGGCAGTGCAGTGACCTTTTGGAGCATAACGCTCTCGACAAAGAAGAATCCATGGACGTCGACGTTTCCGGAATCAACGCTCATCCTGGCCACGACAATGATGGAAGCAGCAGCCACATGGAGGGAGGCAGTAACATGAACACGGGCGAGGGAAATGGCCACAGCTCCAGCAGGAACAGCTCCGGACCAGCACCGGGCACCTCGACCGTCTCTGCCCCTCAGCTACCTCCGCTCGGCAACCTGACTGACCTGGGGAGCATCTCTATGATCAACAGCAACGTCATCATRGAAAACCTGCAGAGCACCAAAGTGGCTGTGGCCCAGTTCACCCAGGAGACACAGCGCTCCTCTGGGTCRGGGWCCGGYGGKCCCAGGGTGGCAGTGCCGGCCCTGATGGAGCAACTCCTGGGCCTGCAGCAGCAACAGATCCACCAGCTGCAGCTCATTGAACAGATCCGTCACCAGATCCTGCTGCTGGCCTCCCAGTCCCCTGAAATGCAGGTGCCCCCCAGCATCTCCACACCAGGAGGCTCGTTGGGGCCGTCAGCCAACCCACTGACCACGCtcagctcccatctctctcaGCAGCTGGCTGCAGCTGCGGGCTTAGCACAGAGCCTGGCCAGCCAGTCTGCCAGCATCAGCAGCCTGAAGCAGCTGGCTGAAAGGGCGCAGCTACCTCAGAGCAACAACCCCAGCAGCGGTGAATCATCTCAGAGCATCAGCTCACTGGGGRRGTCCACAGTCAACAACGTCCAGRCGTCKTCTGARAAGAGGCCAATACATGCGATCAGCAGCAACCTCCACTCTCAGCTCAGTAACCCATCACACACTAAGTCATCCATYCCAGCCTTTGGGATAGGTAGCCTGTTGAACCCTGTAACTAATCCACATCTACCTCAGSCCCCATCTGGAAACCKCCTATTTTCCAGCTCCCTGCCRAGTATTMGCACCACAYTGGAGGACCTCAACTSTCTGGCTGCGCTGGCCCAGAGGAAAGGCAAGRCACCAAACGTAACTTCATTTGAACCCAAGAGCAGCTCAGAGGAGGCGTTCTTCAAGCATAAGTGCAGATTTTGTGCCAAYGTGTTCGGGAGTGACAGTGCCTTGCAGATCCACCTGCGATCTCACACAGGTGAGAGGCCGTACAAGTGTAACATCTGTGGKAATCGCTTCTCCACKCGCGGTAACTTGAAGGTCCACTTCCAGCGTCATAAAGAGAAGTATCCACATGTTCAGATGAACCCATACCCTGTCCCCGAGCATTTAGACAATATTCCAACGAGCACCGGCATTCCATATGGTATGTCAATGCCTCCAGAGAAGCCTGTGACCAGCTGGCTGGACAGCAAACCTGTTCTCTCCACTCTGACCTCGTCAGTGGGCATGCTGCTCCCACCAACCATGCCCAGCCTGCCGCCATTCATTAAAAAAGAGGATCATTCGGTAGCCATAACCAGCCCKTCCATTTCTACAAAGACTGACTCCGGTCGTGACGCTGCTGAGCCATCAATAAAAAGCAACGACGMGTTGTCTGAAGAAGCTGCGGCCCTGCCTARGTCAAARGGGAAAACTGAAGAGGGCAYTCACTCGTCYAGCTTCATGGCGAGRGTGAGCTCTGAGTCTGAYCGCAACACAGAATACACAACCTCCAACAGCCCYCCTATGATGACCAACCCTCTCATGCCCCTCATGTCTGAGCAGTTCAAGGCTAAGTTCCCGTTCGGGGGCCTCTTGGACCCGCTCCAGGGGTCGGAGACCTCCAAGCTGCAGCAGCTGGTGGAGAACATCGACAGGAAGTTGYCGGACCCCAATGAGTGTGTCATCTGCCACCGTGTGCTCAGCTGTCAGAGCGCTCTGAAAATGCACTACCGTACTCACACTGGAGAGAGGCCCTTCAAGTGTAAAGTGTGTGGCAGAGCCTTCACCACCAAAGGGAACCTGAAGACCCACTACACCGTCCACCGGGCCATGCCTCCACTCAGGGTCCATCACTCCTGCCCCATCTGRCAGAAGAAGTTCACCAARGCAGTGGTCCTGCAGCAGCACATCCGCATGCACATGGGAGGGCAGATCCCAAACACCCCACTGCCAGACAGCTACCCTGAGTCCATGGGCTCCGACACAGGCTCCTTCGATGAGAGGAACTTCGATGAGAACTTTGATGATCTGGACAACTTCTCTGATGATGatatggaggggatggagggagtggaAGGGATGGAAGATGGCCCTGATAGCAGCGTCCCAGACACCCCTAAGTCAGCCGATGCCTCCCAAGACAGCCTGTGCAATTCCCCCTCTCAACCTGAGATGGTCGTCCAGGACGGGCAAGATAAAAACCATCATGCCCATCACAACGCCTACCACAATACCCACCATGATATTGACTATAGAATCCACCACAACAACCTCCATAACAATCAGCATCACAGCCACCATGACAACCACCATAACAATCAGCTTAACAACCACCATGACAATCAGCATCACAGCCACCATAACCCCCACCAGAGGCTGGTAGAGGAGCTGCAGGCCAGCAAAATGAAGGCCATGGGGAACAGAGGTTCAATGGAAGGGGACTGCCTCACTAACGACTCCTCATCCCTGGGTGGGGACATCGTGAGCCCGAGTGCCGGGAGTCCAGCCTTGTCAGAATCTACCTCTTCCATGCAGCCCCCATCCCCTACCAATGGGCACCCCCAACATCAACGTAAATCCCCCAGCTTGGAGGAAAgacaggagaggcaggagagacaggagaggaaccAGAGGGCTATGTCCCTGGATCACATCAGTGCCAGCCTCATGCAGCATCACCCTTCTAGCATCGGGGCCCTGGACCTGACATCCTGRAACCCGTCTAAAGACCCACTGGGCATGCTCTTCCCATTCCGTGAGCGCGGCACGTTCAAGAACACAGCCTGTGACATCTGTGGGAAAACGTTTGCATGTCAGAGTGCCTTGGACATCCACTACCGAAGCCATACCAAAGAAAGGCCGTTCATTTGCACGGCCTGTAACCGGGGCTTCTCGACCAAGGGCAACCTGAAGCAGCACATGCTCACCCACCAGATGAGGGACTTGCCCTCGCAGCTCTTCGAACCCTCTAACACCAGCCTCTCCTCCAGTCcgaccccctccctcctctctgtgaaCTCTCTGTCCTCCATGATCAAATCAGAGGTCAATGGCTTCCTCCATGgcctccaccaccaccaggaCCACCACAGGGACCACCACATCGACCATCACAGGGACCACCACAGGGACCACCACAGGGACCACCACATCGACCATCACAGGGAACACCACAGGGAACACCACAGGGACCACCAGGACCGGGATCACCATAAGGACATGGCAAGCAACATGCCCCACGGCCTGGTGACCACCTCGGCCTCTACATCCCCAGTGCTCTCGGCCTCTGCACCTCTACGCCGGACACCCAAGCAGCACTACTGCAACACTTGTGGGAagaccttctcctcctccagcgCTCTGCAGATACACGAGAGGACCCACACTGGGGAGAAGCCCTTCGCCTGCCACATCTGTGGMCGGGCTTTCACCACCAAAGGAAATCTCAAG gtTCATATGGGCACACACATGTGGAACAGCGCCCCTGCCAGACGCGGCCGCCGGCTCTCTGTAGACGGCTCCATGGCCTTCCTGGGCACCAACCCTGTCAAGTTCCCAgagatcttccagaaggacatggCATCTAGGGTGGGCAACGGAGATCCGGCTAGCTTCTGGAACCAGTACGCTGCAGCCTTCTCCAGCGGCCTGGCCATGAAGACCAACGAGATCTCTGTCATCCAGAACGGAGGCCTGCCGTCTCTGTCGGGGAGCATGGGAAACGGTGGCAGCTCACCAGTGGGCGGCCTCACAGGCAACCTGGAGAAGCTGCACAGTACAGAATCCAGTGCCGCTCTGGCTGGCCTGGAGAAAATGGCCAATGCCGAGAACGGGACCCACTTCCGATTCACACGTTTCATGGAGGACAACAAAGAGATTGCCACCAACTAA